ACCGGGACGTCGCCGTGTTGACGCAGAGCGGCCGCTACCACATCGCCATGGAGGAGTTCGGCCAAGTCGTCTACATCCCCCTCGCCTCCATAGACGAGATACTCGCCGAGAGCATGATCGCCCTAGACATAGCCAGCGACGGCCAGCTACTCTGCGGCCGCGGCGATCACTGGCAAATCTATTTGAAAAAAGCCGCTCAGTACATACGGGAAAAGAGGCTGGTCAAGACGCCAAGCGGGTGGTACCCACCGCCACCACACTCCGATCAGACGCGGTAAGAGGCAGAGGCGTCAAGAGGTGCGCCCTGAGAGGACGATATGTTATTAATACCAAGTATCTATTAATTAATGTGAGTGTGATTAAAGAGCTACAGCGCGCTGTGGCTGTTGACTTGATTAGGCTGGTGATTGCATATTACGAAAAAAGGTTTAGAGAGGGTGTGAGTGCGAGGAAGTTAGCCAAGTTGCTTTTTCTAGCGATCTATACCACAGATGAGGGGACTAGGCTCCTAGATTTGCCAAGGGTGAGGCTACCAGAGGATTTTGTAATATATCGAAAGGGCCCCTCGATTAGGATAGGTTTTTTACTTGGTGGGGCCTCTGAGATTGGGAAACACGGAGTCGTGAAGACTGGCAGGAAGTACTACATCAAGGGCGTTGATCAGGTCCTGAAGGAGACCTCGGCTTCGTTAAAGGGCAGAGGCCTCGGCGAATTAGCCGACTACGTGTTGAAGATCGTTGACAAGTTTGGCCAGCTGAGCGAGAGAGAGTTGGAGAGCTACAC
The sequence above is drawn from the Pyrobaculum ferrireducens genome and encodes:
- a CDS encoding nucleotidyltransferase domain-containing protein, giving the protein MPRLVVEMDRWIKVAKQRQGELLERLRKFLGDVCGEGDVVLFGSRARGTHHALSDRDVAVLTQSGRYHIAMEEFGQVVYIPLASIDEILAESMIALDIASDGQLLCGRGDHWQIYLKKAAQYIREKRLVKTPSGWYPPPPHSDQTR